The following are encoded together in the Streptomyces sp. NBC_00341 genome:
- a CDS encoding flavodoxin family protein, with protein MADHGPWASIAALNGSERPDGLTGRVLRMLAAQAAEHGVHLDVIPLAEYDITPCGPCGDCNIRPLPCAQDDDVPALVDRMIRADGVLYAAPVHGFGLAGVMQNFIERAGVGHLRFDRPLANKVAGVVVTGRRYSHDRVYGQLIDNVLLNRMILPGSGFPAFVQDQFAPGEDEEGLAAARGLMDRMIDLLRILLLPHAGRGDTARLLSLPRNERAGLLSPTG; from the coding sequence ATGGCAGACCACGGTCCCTGGGCGTCGATAGCCGCCCTGAACGGCTCCGAGCGGCCCGACGGGCTCACCGGGCGGGTGCTGCGCATGCTGGCCGCACAGGCCGCGGAGCACGGCGTGCACCTCGATGTGATCCCGCTCGCCGAGTACGACATCACCCCCTGCGGGCCCTGCGGCGACTGCAACATACGGCCGCTGCCCTGCGCCCAGGACGACGACGTCCCGGCCCTGGTGGACCGGATGATCCGGGCCGACGGAGTGCTGTACGCGGCGCCCGTCCACGGGTTCGGACTGGCCGGGGTGATGCAGAACTTCATCGAGCGCGCCGGGGTCGGACACCTGCGCTTCGACCGCCCGCTCGCCAACAAGGTGGCCGGGGTCGTGGTCACCGGCCGCCGCTACAGCCACGACCGGGTCTACGGGCAGCTCATCGACAACGTCCTGCTCAACCGGATGATCCTGCCGGGCAGCGGCTTCCCCGCCTTCGTCCAGGACCAGTTCGCACCGGGCGAGGACGAGGAGGGCCTGGCAGCGGCGCGCGGGCTGATGGACCGCATGATCGACCTGCTGCGCATCCTGCTCCTCCCGCACGCCGGCCGGGGCGACACCGCCCGGCTGCTGTCCCTGCCCCGCAACGAGAGGGCCGGGCTGCTCAGCCCCACGGGGTGA